The following coding sequences lie in one Oncorhynchus kisutch isolate 150728-3 linkage group LG27, Okis_V2, whole genome shotgun sequence genomic window:
- the LOC109871942 gene encoding E3 ubiquitin-protein ligase RNF114-like translates to MLLLFTTRQRREEMAMLGSFSSAQQNKNVSGGDRDGTEFVCPVCLEIFDSPVTTQCGHTFCQSCLQECLRPQKPVCAVCRAPLGHWAKATDLEALIHTSMAACKGCGAQVGLSQMRGHTAACSKYQEYIEEGVRTTAQTQPNIIGPMPNRFTFSCPYCNYQNLDQDGLVEHCTSQHARDTRHVVCPICASMPWGDPNYRSADFFQHLKIRHTFSYDTFVDYSTDEHTMIQEALQRSLMEN, encoded by the exons ATGCTCCTCCTTTTCACCACCcgacagaggagagaagaaatgGCGATGCTAGGGTCTTTTAGCTCCGCACAGCAGAACAAAAATGTTTCTGGGGGCGACAGGGACGGGACAGAGTTCGTATGTCCGGTTTGTCTCGAGATTTTCGATAgccctgtcacaacacaatgtggacATAC GTTTTGTCAAAGTTGTCTGCAGGAGTGCCTGCGGCCCCAGAAGCCAGTGTGTGCCGTTTGTAGGGCACCATTGGGCCACTGGGCCAAAGCCACTGACCTAGAGGCCCTCATACACACCTCAATGGCGGCCTGCAAGGGCTGTGgagcacag GTCGGCCTGTCCCAGATGAGAGGCCACACGGCAGCATGCTCCAAGTACCAGGAGTATATTGAGGAGGGGGTCAGGACCACTGCCCAGACCCAGCCTAACATTATTGG cCCTATGCCGAACCGCTTCACTTTCTCATGCCCCTACTGTAACTACCAGAACCTGGACCAGGACGGCCTGGTGGAGCACTGCACTTCCCAGCATGCCCGGGACACGCGCCACGTG GTGTGTCCTATCTGTGCCTCTATGCCTTGGGGGGACCCCAACTACAGAAGCGCTGACTTCTTCCAGCACCTAAAGATTAGACACACCTTCTCTTATGACACCTTTGTG GACTACTCCACAGACGAACACACTATGATCCAGGAGGCTCTACAACGCTCCCTCATGGAGAACTGA